The following proteins come from a genomic window of Vallitaleaceae bacterium 9-2:
- a CDS encoding alpha/beta hydrolase, translated as MKKIYDVHKDFRSALFLTTPTNWIAVCWIRMLYKLGWYFYNKHKEVRVTGYKIASTDGKKIKVHVYEPPVTVKENPCLIYYHGGGFMLSISPRMRRRMEEYAIEAGCIVVLVDYRVMPLHRYPKAIEDAYSALTWVEEHAQMLKVDMDKLALAGDSAGGFLTSMTTHRAVKNGGPKIITQLLIYPVIDNKMTSESMREYIDTPIWNAKKNKEMWRKYLKTLNKGEYFVTPLDYEVNADFPKTYIEVAQYDCLKDEAVEYGQKLKASGIHVITKEVKGGIHGYDNFEFSPVIQELMKERVLYLRKIYNHADTID; from the coding sequence ATGAAAAAAATTTATGACGTACATAAGGATTTTCGTTCAGCATTGTTTTTGACAACACCCACAAATTGGATTGCAGTCTGCTGGATTCGAATGTTGTATAAGTTGGGATGGTATTTTTATAACAAGCATAAAGAAGTCCGGGTTACAGGGTATAAGATTGCCAGTACAGATGGAAAAAAAATAAAAGTACATGTCTATGAGCCGCCGGTTACGGTTAAAGAAAATCCGTGCCTGATTTATTATCATGGTGGTGGGTTTATGTTGTCGATATCGCCAAGAATGCGCCGAAGAATGGAAGAGTATGCCATAGAAGCCGGATGTATCGTTGTCCTTGTTGATTATCGAGTGATGCCTTTGCATAGGTATCCAAAAGCCATTGAAGATGCATATTCAGCACTAACATGGGTTGAAGAACATGCCCAGATGTTAAAGGTTGATATGGATAAGTTGGCTTTGGCAGGAGACAGCGCAGGTGGATTTTTAACAAGTATGACTACCCATAGAGCTGTAAAAAATGGAGGACCAAAGATAATAACACAACTTTTGATTTATCCTGTTATCGATAATAAGATGACAAGCGAATCTATGCGGGAGTACATAGACACACCGATTTGGAATGCCAAAAAAAACAAGGAAATGTGGAGAAAATATCTAAAAACGCTGAACAAAGGAGAGTATTTTGTGACGCCCTTGGACTATGAGGTGAATGCAGATTTTCCAAAGACGTATATTGAAGTTGCCCAATATGACTGCTTAAAAGATGAAGCAGTTGAATATGGACAAAAATTGAAAGCATCAGGAATACATGTAATAACAAAAGAAGTTAAAGGTGGAATTCATGGATATGATAACTTTGAGTTTAGCCCGGTCATACAAGAGTTAATGAAAGAGCGTGTGTTATATTTAAGAAAGATATATAATCATGCGGATACGATAGATTAG